The genomic stretch TTTATTTCAGCTTTTAATGAACTTCTAATATATTAAAAATTTTTCAATGCAAACGTCGGTAAAACTTGATCTTTATCTGATAAAATAATATCTGCTAAGGGAAGTTGCCAATCGATATTAAGGTCGGTATCATTCCAAAGAACTCCCCCTTCTGATTGTTTATCGTAAAAATTATCACACTTATAAGAAAATATGGCTGTTTCGCTAAGCACAGAAAATCCATGACCAAAACCTCTGGGAACATAAAGTTGTAATTTATTTTCGCCTGTCAATTCAAGAGAAAACCATTGACCAAAAGTAGGAGAATCCTCTCTTAAATCTACTGCAACATCAAGAACTTTACCTTCTAAACAAGAAACTAATTTTGCCTGTGCTTTATCCCCTTTTTGTAAATGCAGACCTCTTAAAACTCCATATGAAGATTTAGAAATATTATCCTGAACAAAATGACCGTTCATACCAGTCAATTCTTCAAATTTTTGTTCATTAAATTTTTCGTAAAAGTAGCCTCTGTCATCTTCGAAAATAGTTGGTTCTATAATGTAACAGTCTTTTAGCGGCGTTTGTTTTATTTTCATTTTTTTATTATAAATCTTTTCCCTTAAATATATATGGACTAATTTAACGATATTATCATCGTTATTTACCACAAAATTAAGTCTTATTTTTAATTTACTATTACGATTTATTTGTAAACGTTCTTTTTTAGAAATACTCTTAAATTTTCAGCAAATGCTTCTTCACTGAAATTTTGAGCATTTTCACGAATCAATACTGAATCAAAATTGCTCAAAATGTTTTCAAAATGTTTTACAGCATCTTGAATTGCATTTACATCCTGACTTTTAAAAAAAACTCCTGTTTTATTTTCAACAACGGTTTCCAAGACTCCACCTTTAGCATATGCAATTACAGGGGTACCACAAGACTGAGCTTCC from Chryseobacterium indoltheticum encodes the following:
- the rfbC gene encoding dTDP-4-dehydrorhamnose 3,5-epimerase, producing MKIKQTPLKDCYIIEPTIFEDDRGYFYEKFNEQKFEELTGMNGHFVQDNISKSSYGVLRGLHLQKGDKAQAKLVSCLEGKVLDVAVDLREDSPTFGQWFSLELTGENKLQLYVPRGFGHGFSVLSETAIFSYKCDNFYDKQSEGGVLWNDTDLNIDWQLPLADIILSDKDQVLPTFALKNF